From one Flavobacterium sp. N502536 genomic stretch:
- a CDS encoding rhomboid family intramembrane serine protease, with product MNILDDLKLQYRLGGIALRVIYWNIGCFLISLVFFYNFSNAQFAFPNWLALSSDPAVFMFKPWTFLTYAFFHYGFLHLLFNMMVLNFASNLFLTFFTQKQYLGLYILGAIFSGIVFALSFYFLNISAPIVGASAAIMAILVGVTTYQPLMNVRLLLIGNVKLWHITAVILVLDLMQFRLDNTGGHISHLAGAFFGFLFMKLLQNGTDLSKIVSRTLDFFANLFRKSPSTPFTKVHKNYKKPTEKVTSRIVTKDKTQQQIDEILDKISQSGYDCLTKEEKEFLFKAGK from the coding sequence ATGAATATTCTGGACGATTTAAAACTACAATACAGATTAGGCGGAATAGCCCTGCGTGTTATTTATTGGAACATTGGCTGTTTCCTGATTTCGTTAGTGTTTTTTTATAATTTTTCTAATGCTCAGTTTGCATTTCCAAACTGGTTGGCACTGTCGTCAGACCCTGCGGTTTTTATGTTCAAACCCTGGACGTTTCTAACGTATGCTTTCTTTCATTATGGTTTTCTGCATCTGTTGTTTAATATGATGGTTTTAAATTTTGCAAGTAATTTATTCCTGACTTTCTTTACGCAGAAGCAATATCTCGGACTGTATATTTTAGGAGCTATTTTCTCCGGAATTGTTTTTGCATTGAGTTTTTATTTCTTAAATATTTCGGCACCTATTGTAGGAGCATCGGCAGCCATCATGGCTATTTTGGTGGGAGTTACAACCTATCAGCCTCTCATGAATGTACGTTTGCTGCTTATCGGAAATGTTAAGCTTTGGCACATTACCGCTGTCATTTTGGTTTTAGATTTAATGCAGTTTCGTTTAGACAATACCGGCGGACATATCTCGCACCTGGCAGGAGCATTCTTCGGATTTCTTTTTATGAAGCTGTTGCAAAACGGTACCGATCTGAGTAAAATTGTTTCGAGAACCTTAGATTTCTTTGCCAATCTTTTTAGAAAATCCCCATCGACCCCTTTCACCAAAGTACATAAAAATTACAAAAAACCTACTGAAAAAGTGACGTCAAGAATTGTTACGAAAGACAAAACGCAACAACAGATTGATGAAATTTTAGACAAAATCAGCCAGTCTGGTTATGATTGTCTGACCAAAGAAG